The Bacillota bacterium genome includes the window GGTTATAGTGTTATCCGATGACTTAAACGTATGGTTAAATTTATGTAATATTATTATATAATTGGATAAAATTACTAACGCAGCCACTATTAATGGATAAGAATAAAATTTTCATGCTTCAGCTCTGTAGATAATTTTTTTCCATTGACATCATTAAGAAATTTCTATAATATATTCTATGTAGCTACAATTGATGCAGAATGCGTAAAATTAAAATGCAAATTTAAACACCGGATTGCAAATTATGGAGTATGGAGAGGTGTCCGAGCTGGCCGAAGGGGCGTGACTGGAAATCACGTGTACGGGAAACTGTACCGAGGGTTCGAATCCCTCCCTCTCCGCCAAGACAAAATGGAATGTTCTGTAAATTTAATGCATGAATATACAGAATCCTTTTCATATTTTACCCTTTGAATATTCATCCGAACAAACGTTTTTCATAAATCTTTTGACACTACCTAACAATAACTGTACAAACTGGTGAAGATCAATCTTTAACTGAACCTATCATTTCATTCAGGCCAATAATTATAACTCGTATACTATTTTATGTTTGAAATATAATAAGTCTATAAAACCATAAAGCCATGAACACACACTGAAATATAAGGTGGAAAGAAGTTGAAATATAAAAAGCAGGCTGTTAAATTATCCGCTTCCATAAGATTCATAAAACTACTCTATCGGAAGTTTTTCGATGATGATATTCCAGCATTAGCTGCCCAGCTGACATATTATTTGATATTATCCTTTTTCCCATTTTTAATTTTTCTACTTGCTCTCCTAAGTTATACTTCTTTTACCGGCAACGAAATACTTAATGATTTTTCCCTTCTATTGCCGCAAACCACTTACAACCTGTTGAAAGAAATCATTAATAGAACGAGCGGTACTAAAAATGAAACCTTACTATCATTCGGTATGCTGGCAACAATTTGGGCAGCCTCAAATGGCGTTTCTGCAGTTATCAGAGGTATAAACAAAGCCTATAATCAGAAGGAAAACCGGCCATTTTGGAAGGTTAAATGGATTTCCATAATATTCACCCTTGCACTTGCTATAGTATTAATTTTTTCTTTGGTCATGCTGGTCATGGGAGAAATGCTATGGAAATATCTTTTTATTTTTTTTGGATTACCGGGTGTATTCAGAATTGCATGGAATATTATAAGACATCTTATACCTCTATTTACTATTTTTATGGTTTTTATAGCCGTTTACCGATATATTCCCAGCCGTCACATGACATTCCGGGAAGTAATACCCGGAGCCGTGTTTTCCACAACCGGTTCTATAATAATATCTCTTATTTTTTCCTACTATGTAAACAGTTTTGGTCTATACACTAATACATACGGCAGTATTGGCAGTGTAATAGCGCTTCTTATTTGGCTTTACTGGAATAGTATAATTATTATTCTAGGCAGCGAAATAAATGCTGCCTTGGATTCAGCAAAGAGAACAGAAAAGAACAGCAACATTGCTTAAGTTTATTACAATTTTGCATATTTATCACAATTTATGTGATTTTTGTAGTATAATACAGTTAGGCAATTATGTTCAATACCCGAAACAGGCTACTAAGTATAAATTTATAAGGAGGTTGAAATGGAAAGATACCCGGAATTTATAAAACAAATCAACAACGAATTCTGGCTTACCGAGTTTGAAACTAACAATTTAAAAATATCCTACAAAATTAAAAAAATTATTTTTAGTGAACAGTCCAAATTCCAGCATGTAATGATTCTTGATTCCTATGATTTCGGCAAGATGCTTGTGCTGGATGGCATAGTCCAAACTACATCTGCTGACGGATTTATCTACAATGAAATGATTTCACATATCCCCATGAATATCCACCCAAACCCAAAAAAGGTATTGATTATCGGCGGGGGTGATTGTGGTGCAGCAAAAGAAATCTCCAAATACTCACAGGTACAACACATTGATATAGTAGAAATCGACGAAACAGTTGTAAAAGTTTGTTTGGAACACCTACCCGAGGTATCAGGCAATCTATCTGATCCCAGAGTTAATTTTATTTATCAGGACGGACTGGATTTTGTGCGAAACATTACCCGACAGGAAAATTTATATGATGTAGTTATTGTAGACTCCTCCGACCCTGTTGGACCCGCAATACCTTTATTTGAACTGGATTTTTATAAATCCCTTTATAATATCTTAAAAGATGATGGCCTCATGGTCTGTCAGAGCGAGTCGCCAATATTTCATTTAAAAACAATGAAACAAACATATAAAAGGTTATCCGGCCTTTTCCCCATAACAAAACCTTACACAGCTGTTGTTCCAACATATCCCGGCGGTATGTGGAGCTTTACCCTTGCTTCAAAAAAGTACGAACACACAAATCCATCAAAATTCAATAAGGAAACTAAATATGTAAATAAAGAAATTCTTGAAAAATGCTTTTCTATCCCCGAATTTGTTAAGAAAATGCTGGAGAACTGATTCTATGGTATTGCTCAAAAGCCTTCTTAAAACTATCCAGGCTTATAAGCCTGTCCCTGGAAGTGTGCCCTTCGTGGGCACTTTCAGCAAGCTCCCCCTTTTTTTCAAAATCAACAGCCATATTAATTATGTTTATTACCATACCATCACTAACTTCTCCAAGGCTTTTCAGTTGATCATAAAACCATGTAATCATAGGTTCACTGTATCTTTTTGTACTTGTCCTGATTCCCCAGAACAAATCCAGGACCTTCTCGCTGAAAACGGAGCTATCCATTAAAGTTTTAATTTCTCTTTCATATTCTTCCCGGCAGGAAACACGTCCTTCATGGTAATCATTATTTACCAGTTTACCAAAGATATTTTCATTTTTTAGTATCCAGTCTGCATATCCTTTAAACAAATTCATGTTAATATAACTCATAACCAGCTTTTTTACATCGTCTTCCTTCCATTCCAGATCTATGCGGCTTCCCTTCAGCCCTGATAGTTCTTCCTGGTGTTCAATAACAAAATCATAGCTGTGCGCAAATAATATTCTAATGCTGGGGACATGTTTTTTGCAAAATATTATACACTCGGCCAAACCCTTAACAAGCTCTTTTTCATAGCGATTAAGAATGGAATAGTCTCCGCGGTCACCATCATCATTATAACTAGTATTGTTTTTGTTGCTGTTTTTATTGTATATTGAGTCAACTACTTGATGGATATTAAACATGGATACTACTATATCTTGAGAACCTGTAATATTTTCAAGCTTGTTTTCATAAGAATCAAAAAGTGTTACCGGCCCCGATACTGCATCTTTCAATATACCGATAATGTCTTCTTCATCAGAACCCACCATAAATTCAATATACTCATCTAGTCCTTTTCCTTTTAGCTTTGGGAAACCTTTTAGCTTCTTTTCCTCCAATCTTTCCTGATCTCTTTCCTGCTCACTTTGTTCCAAATTTTTATTTATAAGATATAGCAAATAGCCAAGCCATACCCTCGACTTATCTTTACAATCAGCCATATACCCATGACTTCTAAGAAAGCTGCCAAAATCCTGATAATGCTCCTGTTCAAAGATAGGGACAAGCTCTTTATAAACAATAACACTTCTGCCGTTTTCTTCACGGATAAATTCCCTTCTCTTCTTTGAGGAGTATCTCTTAAACAATCTTGAAAGGCGGCTAATATTCTCTTTTCCACCGGTAATAATATTTATGTTTGCGTCCGTCAACACTTTTTTCTCGGAATTTGTTATAACTTCAGTATCGTCACCGTTTATAGTTTCGCTACCTTTAATCATCTTGGCGATAATTTCTCTAATATTTGTGTTTTTTATAAATTCCCTATTGGAGCTTACTACTTGATTCTCGATGATATAATCGCTTAATATTTTGTATGGTTCTAATATATCTACAAACGGGTATCTTTGGGTAACGGCAATGGCCGGATTATATCCTATACCTATAAATTCCTGTCCTCCACTTTTCAATTTGTCAAAATATTGCCGTGCCAGTCTGATTCCCCTGTTATCAGTTTCAATTTTGGACATGGCCACTACATAATTGTCCAAGCCGGCCCTCTTCATTAAATCTATAATACTTGATAAACCCTCAATATTTTCTTCATTAGGAGAAGCTATCAGCATAATCTGATCTGCAAACCCCAACATGGAAAAAGCTCCCCACTGGTTTATGCCTGTCCTTGAGTCAATAAATACAGTATCAAATTTTAAACTTTTTTCCAGGCTGTCCATGATTTCTTCCATGTACCGGTTTTCAAAAATAATGTTAGACTGCAATTGGGTGAGTTTAAAAATATATTCATATGACAGTTTCCTGGTCGCAGGAAAAACATAAATGTTACCCTCCAGGGTTTCGTCAAAATGAATTGGCACAAATATATCTGAAATTTGAATCTTGTTGTCTTTTGGGTCAGCATTAACCATTCTTTCATAAAGGTAATCCACCAAACCATATTTAACCCCGTAAACAGGGTCATCAACCCATTCCTTGAAAATCAAGTGAAAGCTCGGAGCTTCAATGTCCAAATCGATCAACACTACATTTCGCCCTTGCTTGGCCAGGATGTATGCAACCTGTACTAATGCTGTACTACGCCCCACACCGCCTTTATAGGAATAAAAACATATTACCCTATATGGCCTGTCGGATTCCTTGTTTTGAAACTCCTTGTTTAAACTTACTACATCCGACCACGTAATTGGCTTCTTTTTTATTTCATGCTTATGTATATCCAAGTCATACGCTTCTTCAACAGTATAAAACTCCACGAACCCTATGCTGTATTTACCGGCGTCAGCTTCTGCAAATTCCTTTACATACTCTTTTATAGCATCTAATACAAAATTACTTACTTCCACGCTATCTAAAAGTTCAGCCCCATTACTTACTATAGTTATATCAATTCTGTTTAGTGGGGTAATATAAACATCAGCCCATTCTTCTTCACCTTTTGCATATTCGACCTTAAGCCTATTCTCCAGGTATTCTTTTAAATTGATATTCAACCTCTACACCTCCAATAATTAAATGAATAATTTCGAAAACTCATAATACTTTGTATAACTAACTTTCAATAGATGTTG containing:
- a CDS encoding AAA family ATPase, producing MNINLKEYLENRLKVEYAKGEEEWADVYITPLNRIDITIVSNGAELLDSVEVSNFVLDAIKEYVKEFAEADAGKYSIGFVEFYTVEEAYDLDIHKHEIKKKPITWSDVVSLNKEFQNKESDRPYRVICFYSYKGGVGRSTALVQVAYILAKQGRNVVLIDLDIEAPSFHLIFKEWVDDPVYGVKYGLVDYLYERMVNADPKDNKIQISDIFVPIHFDETLEGNIYVFPATRKLSYEYIFKLTQLQSNIIFENRYMEEIMDSLEKSLKFDTVFIDSRTGINQWGAFSMLGFADQIMLIASPNEENIEGLSSIIDLMKRAGLDNYVVAMSKIETDNRGIRLARQYFDKLKSGGQEFIGIGYNPAIAVTQRYPFVDILEPYKILSDYIIENQVVSSNREFIKNTNIREIIAKMIKGSETINGDDTEVITNSEKKVLTDANINIITGGKENISRLSRLFKRYSSKKRREFIREENGRSVIVYKELVPIFEQEHYQDFGSFLRSHGYMADCKDKSRVWLGYLLYLINKNLEQSEQERDQERLEEKKLKGFPKLKGKGLDEYIEFMVGSDEEDIIGILKDAVSGPVTLFDSYENKLENITGSQDIVVSMFNIHQVVDSIYNKNSNKNNTSYNDDGDRGDYSILNRYEKELVKGLAECIIFCKKHVPSIRILFAHSYDFVIEHQEELSGLKGSRIDLEWKEDDVKKLVMSYINMNLFKGYADWILKNENIFGKLVNNDYHEGRVSCREEYEREIKTLMDSSVFSEKVLDLFWGIRTSTKRYSEPMITWFYDQLKSLGEVSDGMVINIINMAVDFEKKGELAESAHEGHTSRDRLISLDSFKKAFEQYHRISSPAFS
- a CDS encoding YihY/virulence factor BrkB family protein encodes the protein MRFIKLLYRKFFDDDIPALAAQLTYYLILSFFPFLIFLLALLSYTSFTGNEILNDFSLLLPQTTYNLLKEIINRTSGTKNETLLSFGMLATIWAASNGVSAVIRGINKAYNQKENRPFWKVKWISIIFTLALAIVLIFSLVMLVMGEMLWKYLFIFFGLPGVFRIAWNIIRHLIPLFTIFMVFIAVYRYIPSRHMTFREVIPGAVFSTTGSIIISLIFSYYVNSFGLYTNTYGSIGSVIALLIWLYWNSIIIILGSEINAALDSAKRTEKNSNIA
- the speE gene encoding polyamine aminopropyltransferase produces the protein MERYPEFIKQINNEFWLTEFETNNLKISYKIKKIIFSEQSKFQHVMILDSYDFGKMLVLDGIVQTTSADGFIYNEMISHIPMNIHPNPKKVLIIGGGDCGAAKEISKYSQVQHIDIVEIDETVVKVCLEHLPEVSGNLSDPRVNFIYQDGLDFVRNITRQENLYDVVIVDSSDPVGPAIPLFELDFYKSLYNILKDDGLMVCQSESPIFHLKTMKQTYKRLSGLFPITKPYTAVVPTYPGGMWSFTLASKKYEHTNPSKFNKETKYVNKEILEKCFSIPEFVKKMLEN